In the Flavisolibacter tropicus genome, one interval contains:
- a CDS encoding MlaE family ABC transporter permease has product MKTQVKPPRKYFITRRLDAFFAGVYNAFHFVARFFKELVLPPFEGKEIIRQCYEIGYKSLPLITLTGFITGFVFTKQSRPSLSEFGATSWLPSLVAIAMIRALAPLVTSLITAGKVGSNIGAELGSMKVTEQIDAMEVSAVNPFKFLVVSRVVATTLTIPMLMMYTAFVGLMGSYLDIHLNELTSFTTFLQKAFEKITFLDFLSSLIKAIAYGFTIGIVGCYQGYKASQGTEGVGRAANSSVVISMFLIFIEEIIIVQIVNYFRFL; this is encoded by the coding sequence ATGAAGACACAGGTAAAGCCGCCCAGGAAGTATTTTATCACCAGAAGGTTAGACGCTTTTTTTGCAGGTGTTTATAATGCCTTTCACTTTGTTGCCCGTTTCTTCAAAGAGCTGGTGCTGCCACCCTTTGAAGGAAAAGAAATCATCCGGCAGTGCTATGAGATCGGTTATAAATCGCTGCCATTGATTACCCTAACCGGCTTTATTACCGGTTTTGTATTTACCAAGCAGTCGCGCCCTTCACTTTCTGAATTTGGTGCTACCTCCTGGCTGCCTTCACTGGTGGCCATTGCCATGATCCGCGCCCTGGCTCCGTTGGTGACCTCGCTGATCACAGCTGGTAAAGTGGGCTCAAATATTGGTGCAGAATTAGGATCTATGAAGGTTACTGAACAAATTGATGCCATGGAAGTGTCGGCCGTGAACCCGTTTAAGTTCCTGGTGGTGAGTCGTGTGGTGGCCACTACGTTAACCATCCCCATGCTGATGATGTATACCGCCTTTGTGGGACTAATGGGATCTTACCTGGATATTCACCTGAATGAGCTAACGAGCTTCACTACCTTTTTACAAAAGGCTTTTGAAAAGATCACCTTTTTGGATTTTCTTTCCTCATTGATAAAAGCTATTGCTTATGGCTTTACCATCGGCATTGTGGGTTGCTATCAAGGCTATAAAGCATCGCAAGGCACCGAAGGCGTGGGTCGTGCCGCCAACAGCTCAGTGGTGATTTCTATGTTCCTGATCTTTATTGAAGAGATCATCATTGTTCAAATTGTAAACTACTTCCGCTTCCTATAA
- a CDS encoding lipocalin family protein, whose product MDNNTIIDTWIGYKMSNGEREDHKEEKDASRWTFKADGTVTYQLANETKDKLERHWKIEYRESGAVLFINDIETYRIITLEDGILILESIKGDGIRHFYANEHTYHQQREQLP is encoded by the coding sequence ATGGACAACAATACAATTATTGACACCTGGATCGGTTACAAGATGAGCAATGGCGAACGCGAGGACCATAAAGAGGAAAAAGACGCTTCTCGCTGGACCTTTAAAGCCGATGGTACGGTTACCTACCAACTGGCCAACGAAACAAAAGACAAACTGGAGCGACATTGGAAAATAGAATACCGCGAAAGCGGCGCCGTTTTATTTATTAATGATATTGAAACCTATCGCATTATTACTTTGGAAGACGGCATTTTAATCCTTGAAAGCATTAAAGGAGACGGCATACGGCATTTTTATGCCAATGAACATACTTACCACCAACAAAGAGAGCAGTTGCCGTAG
- a CDS encoding S41 family peptidase: MRFKLFLIGASLLGTLESTAQRPDSVTRYIDSAIQVFKEHSLYAATVNWKQVQDSVDLLSQTATTYKQADASIIWAFSQLKDKHGFVATNDSFYRYSDGETRVLSKGILAEYKKPRSIKVEVLANKVGYYKMPSVQIGSNTAKMKEWANNLSDSLCKLLALQPRSLIIDLRMNNGGNSAPMFEALKPLLGKSYTTYGANSQFKILKKESDSATLAYQQHAIPDRLCAPTNPSMRIAVLIGPGTASSGEILAMALSSRSNTRLFGEKTIGVCNATNGFLLTTNAFYCLLVENYVADYKQKINKAQIVVPDVYVKSDNDNYTSPADDPTVQAALQWLSKKK, translated from the coding sequence ATGAGGTTTAAGCTATTTCTTATTGGAGCAAGTTTGTTAGGTACGCTGGAAAGTACTGCCCAGCGCCCTGACTCGGTGACACGCTATATTGATTCGGCTATTCAGGTTTTTAAAGAGCATTCGCTCTATGCTGCTACTGTAAACTGGAAGCAGGTACAAGATAGTGTAGACCTCCTCTCTCAAACCGCTACTACCTACAAGCAAGCGGATGCTTCCATTATCTGGGCTTTTTCACAATTGAAAGACAAGCATGGCTTCGTGGCTACGAATGATAGTTTTTACCGGTATTCTGACGGAGAGACGAGGGTTTTGAGCAAAGGGATTTTAGCGGAGTATAAAAAGCCGCGATCTATAAAAGTTGAAGTGTTAGCCAATAAGGTAGGTTACTATAAGATGCCATCGGTTCAAATTGGAAGCAATACCGCCAAGATGAAAGAGTGGGCCAATAACCTCTCCGACTCGTTGTGCAAACTGCTGGCACTACAACCCCGATCATTGATCATTGATCTGCGTATGAACAATGGCGGTAATAGTGCACCTATGTTTGAAGCACTCAAACCCTTACTGGGTAAGAGTTATACTACTTATGGCGCTAACAGCCAGTTTAAAATCCTAAAAAAGGAAAGCGATAGTGCTACGTTAGCATATCAACAGCACGCCATTCCGGATCGTTTATGCGCGCCCACTAACCCTAGTATGCGTATTGCTGTCTTAATTGGACCTGGTACCGCCAGCTCGGGCGAGATTTTAGCAATGGCCCTTTCTTCAAGATCCAATACCCGCTTATTTGGGGAGAAGACAATAGGAGTGTGTAATGCCACAAATGGCTTTCTGTTAACCACAAACGCTTTTTATTGCCTGTTGGTAGAAAACTATGTAGCCGATTATAAACAGAAGATCAATAAGGCGCAAATAGTAGTACCCGATGTGTATGTGAAAAGTGACAATGACAACTACACCAGCCCAGCCGACGATCCCACCGTACAGGCTGCCTTGCAGTGGTTAAGCAAAAAGAAATAG
- a CDS encoding YceI family protein produces MAILWKIDPAHSEIQFKVKHLMITTVTGYFRTFNLEVETETEDFHTAKRIEFTADIDSIDTNNDQRDTHLKSADFFDSANHDQLRFVGGKYESHGDEAKLHGDLTIRGITKPITLDVEFMGTVVDPYGQYKAGFTVKGKIKRKEFNLTWDAVTEAGSVVVSDDVRLMAEVQLIKQG; encoded by the coding sequence ATGGCAATTCTTTGGAAGATCGACCCGGCACACTCAGAGATTCAATTCAAGGTAAAACACCTAATGATCACTACCGTTACAGGTTACTTCAGAACATTTAACCTGGAAGTAGAAACGGAAACTGAAGATTTCCACACAGCAAAACGAATTGAGTTTACCGCTGACATCGATTCGATTGATACCAACAACGACCAGCGCGACACACACCTGAAATCGGCCGACTTCTTTGATTCAGCAAATCACGACCAGCTTCGTTTTGTAGGTGGCAAATACGAAAGCCACGGTGATGAAGCCAAGCTTCACGGCGACCTTACCATCAGGGGCATTACCAAACCGATCACACTAGACGTAGAGTTTATGGGCACCGTAGTAGATCCTTACGGCCAATATAAAGCAGGCTTTACTGTAAAGGGTAAGATCAAACGTAAAGAATTTAACCTGACCTGGGATGCCGTTACTGAAGCGGGCAGTGTAGTGGTTAGCGATGATGTGCGTCTAATGGCAGAAGTACAATTGATAAAGCAAGGATAA
- a CDS encoding VOC family protein: MRIARIKETCIYVTNLDQTEQFYNGQLGLPVISKVQGRHIFFRAGESVLLCFIAAQTKQESELPPHGATGSVHLAFEVEKDAYASTLEEMQQKSIPILHQHLWKGNLRSFYFHDPDGNLVEVIEEGLWEE; encoded by the coding sequence ATGCGCATCGCTAGAATAAAGGAGACTTGTATCTATGTTACTAACCTGGACCAAACAGAACAGTTTTACAATGGTCAATTAGGATTGCCAGTCATTAGCAAAGTACAGGGGCGCCATATCTTTTTCCGTGCCGGTGAGTCGGTACTGCTTTGTTTTATAGCTGCGCAAACGAAACAAGAATCCGAGCTGCCACCACATGGCGCTACGGGGAGTGTGCATTTGGCCTTTGAAGTAGAAAAAGACGCATACGCCAGTACACTAGAAGAGATGCAACAGAAAAGTATTCCTATTCTTCATCAACATCTATGGAAGGGCAACTTGCGCTCGTTTTACTTCCACGATCCCGATGGTAACTTGGTCGAAGTAATAGAGGAGGGGTTATGGGAGGAATAG
- a CDS encoding SDR family NAD(P)-dependent oxidoreductase, which translates to MNRLAGKVAIVTGGATGIGEAVSKKFAREGARVVVCGFPEDPVNDVVKKIMDEGGEAAAYVGDLSHEGVAMECVGFAVTTYGKLDILINNAGVFPVMELIENYPTDAFEYLLKNNIRTAFFMTKYAVPELKKTRGCIVSAGSESGKIGLGENAPYGATKGWMHAFMRGIAVEQAKHGIRANCVCPGAIDTAWTHKETGPMKARHEEMIIDATPMARRGTPEEIANAYLFLASDEASFVTGALFSVDGGVTIAKGAVGKEAKGEAVAKAPQGELHLEHALDGASNMLRGRDDVVHTPAP; encoded by the coding sequence ATGAATCGACTAGCAGGTAAAGTGGCCATTGTAACAGGTGGCGCTACAGGTATTGGCGAGGCCGTTTCCAAAAAATTTGCCCGCGAAGGGGCCAGAGTAGTGGTGTGCGGCTTTCCGGAAGACCCGGTCAATGATGTAGTAAAAAAAATTATGGACGAAGGAGGCGAAGCTGCTGCGTATGTAGGTGATCTTTCGCATGAGGGTGTGGCCATGGAATGTGTGGGTTTTGCGGTAACAACCTATGGCAAGCTGGACATCCTGATCAACAATGCAGGTGTATTTCCTGTTATGGAGCTGATTGAAAACTACCCAACTGATGCCTTTGAGTACCTGCTGAAAAACAATATTCGTACAGCATTCTTCATGACAAAATATGCTGTACCTGAACTAAAGAAAACAAGAGGTTGTATTGTATCGGCTGGGTCTGAGTCCGGAAAGATCGGCTTGGGAGAAAATGCGCCCTATGGTGCTACCAAGGGCTGGATGCATGCCTTTATGCGCGGTATAGCGGTAGAGCAGGCCAAGCACGGAATACGGGCTAATTGTGTATGTCCGGGCGCTATAGATACCGCATGGACACACAAAGAAACCGGTCCCATGAAGGCCAGGCATGAAGAAATGATTATTGATGCTACACCAATGGCCAGAAGAGGTACACCAGAAGAGATTGCCAATGCTTACCTGTTCCTGGCCTCAGATGAAGCTTCGTTTGTTACTGGTGCTTTGTTCTCAGTAGATGGCGGCGTTACCATAGCAAAAGGCGCTGTTGGTAAGGAAGCTAAAGGCGAGGCTGTAGCTAAAGCACCACAAGGTGAATTACACCTGGAGCATGCCTTGGATGGAGCTTCCAATATGTTGAGAGGAAGGGACGATGTTGTGCATACTCCTGCACCCTAA
- a CDS encoding KTSC domain-containing protein, whose amino-acid sequence MGKPVFTTKSTTIHRIDYNDKEKSMEIEFRSGNVYRYYDIPARLWKVFQLYIECEGSPGSFFNEYIKGQFTSEKIKDVNAEED is encoded by the coding sequence ATGGGCAAGCCTGTTTTTACTACTAAATCTACCACTATACACCGGATAGATTATAATGATAAGGAGAAGTCGATGGAGATCGAATTCCGTAGTGGTAACGTGTATCGTTATTACGATATACCGGCCCGTTTATGGAAGGTCTTTCAATTGTATATAGAATGCGAGGGCTCTCCCGGTTCCTTCTTCAATGAATATATTAAAGGGCAGTTTACTTCTGAAAAGATCAAGGATGTGAATGCAGAGGAGGACTAA
- a CDS encoding DNA-formamidopyrimidine glycosylase family protein — MEGPSLVILKEQAQRFIGKKVTAAYGTQKIAFERLAGQRITDLKTWGKHFLILFEDCTVRIHYLMFGNYYLDSKHPEKRPKLALEISNGEWNNYNCAAKILEGTNMDALYDWSTDIMQDSWDPNKAKKKLKATPDRLVCDVLLDQSIFSGIGNIIKNEVFYRIYVHPESVAGALPAKQLNQLIEEARNYSFDFYHWKKEGTLRKHWLAHTKKECLRCQLPFVKKHTGLTPRRSFFCSNCQVLY; from the coding sequence ATGGAAGGTCCAAGCCTGGTGATTTTAAAAGAGCAAGCTCAGCGATTTATTGGTAAAAAAGTAACAGCAGCCTACGGCACGCAAAAGATTGCGTTTGAACGTTTGGCAGGACAGCGTATCACGGATTTAAAAACCTGGGGCAAGCATTTCCTGATTCTTTTTGAAGATTGCACGGTACGCATACATTACCTGATGTTTGGCAACTATTACCTGGATAGCAAACATCCGGAAAAACGACCTAAGCTGGCGTTGGAAATAAGTAATGGCGAATGGAATAATTACAATTGCGCTGCTAAGATTTTGGAAGGTACAAATATGGATGCACTTTACGATTGGAGCACCGATATTATGCAAGACAGTTGGGATCCCAACAAGGCAAAAAAGAAACTAAAGGCTACACCAGACAGGTTGGTTTGTGATGTTTTGCTGGATCAAAGCATTTTTAGTGGTATAGGTAACATCATTAAAAACGAAGTGTTTTATCGCATATACGTACATCCTGAAAGCGTAGCAGGAGCGCTCCCTGCTAAACAACTTAACCAACTAATAGAAGAAGCCCGAAACTATAGTTTTGATTTTTATCATTGGAAAAAAGAAGGCACGTTGCGTAAGCATTGGCTGGCGCATACAAAGAAAGAATGTCTGCGCTGCCAGTTACCGTTCGTAAAAAAGCATACAGGGCTTACGCCACGCAGGAGCTTTTTTTGCTCCAACTGCCAGGTGTTGTACTAA
- a CDS encoding LIC11966 family surface protein, whose product MKTITAFLLALVALVSCSGINSLKYHDEIYNAHEDLLKHYDKLDKTFNDQTGKPEGAAVLQKEITSFSTHTDSLIGKVKGIEKLDDDFFKTAFVSFATEMKGIVNTDYKSLTALITVKHEDFTEAMETQEAATIEAIKKKLEALNDVFLKQQEVFAKRYDITLQ is encoded by the coding sequence ATGAAAACTATAACTGCTTTTCTTTTGGCTTTGGTTGCCTTGGTTTCCTGTTCTGGCATTAATTCCTTAAAATATCACGATGAGATCTATAATGCACACGAAGACCTGCTAAAGCATTACGATAAATTAGATAAAACCTTTAACGACCAAACCGGTAAGCCAGAAGGTGCAGCAGTTTTACAAAAAGAGATCACCTCTTTTTCCACTCATACCGATTCCCTTATTGGCAAAGTGAAAGGCATTGAAAAGCTTGACGACGATTTCTTTAAAACGGCCTTTGTCAGTTTTGCTACCGAGATGAAAGGTATTGTTAATACAGATTATAAAAGCTTAACAGCCCTCATAACAGTAAAACACGAAGATTTTACAGAAGCAATGGAAACACAGGAGGCTGCTACTATTGAAGCAATCAAGAAAAAGCTGGAAGCATTGAATGACGTATTCCTGAAACAACAGGAAGTGTTTGCCAAGAGGTACGACATTACCTTACAGTAA
- a CDS encoding phosphatase PAP2 family protein has product MIKRISKRVKKFWASVALLSVEMIMILGLFACSVVAFALIYRRIFLLDDESFDQRVFEGIKPFITPQNTRIMSFVTFFGKHEFLIPANLLLIAYFLFIRRHKWYSIKVPAIALSSLALMFGLKHLFGRPRPLNPILQEFKGLSFPSGHALMSVTFYGLLIYLTWHLIKDKSAKWTIIVLLLLWINIIGFSRIYLRAHNFSDVIAGYCIGMIWLFISLKLIRRMEKRNLRKIDKEIIQQPAIPQSPAA; this is encoded by the coding sequence ATGATTAAAAGGATATCTAAGCGGGTAAAGAAGTTTTGGGCAAGTGTGGCCTTGTTATCAGTAGAGATGATCATGATCCTTGGGCTGTTTGCCTGTTCAGTTGTAGCGTTTGCATTGATCTATCGCCGCATTTTCCTATTGGACGATGAGAGCTTTGATCAACGAGTATTTGAAGGAATAAAGCCTTTTATAACGCCACAAAATACGCGCATAATGAGCTTTGTTACCTTTTTTGGTAAGCACGAGTTCCTTATTCCCGCCAATCTACTTCTTATTGCTTACTTTCTTTTTATTCGCCGCCATAAATGGTATTCGATAAAAGTACCGGCCATAGCGCTCAGCAGTTTGGCGCTGATGTTTGGTCTCAAACACTTGTTTGGCCGTCCGCGCCCGTTGAATCCCATCTTGCAGGAGTTTAAAGGCCTGAGCTTTCCCAGCGGGCACGCACTGATGAGCGTCACCTTTTATGGCCTGCTTATCTACCTTACCTGGCACTTAATAAAAGACAAGTCAGCCAAGTGGACTATTATCGTTTTGCTGCTGTTATGGATCAATATTATTGGCTTTAGCCGCATCTACCTGCGTGCTCATAATTTCAGCGATGTCATAGCCGGTTACTGCATTGGTATGATCTGGCTGTTTATTTCGTTGAAACTTATTCGCCGCATGGAAAAACGCAATCTTCGAAAGATTGATAAGGAAATCATACAACAACCAGCCATTCCTCAATCACCTGCCGCTTAG
- a CDS encoding RidA family protein — MKFIYALFILGLCSFSTIVSAQSDTITKKKFHWGGRQQDTTYGYAQAVLIDNVLYISGVPGMGQDMGAQLKSLYRGIESALKAYGASFQNVVKETLFTTDISAVEQNNAVRKAYYKGDYPAASWVQVQRLVMPQAMVEVEIIAHLPKKP; from the coding sequence ATGAAATTTATTTATGCTTTATTCATATTAGGCCTGTGCTCCTTTTCAACAATTGTTTCTGCTCAAAGCGATACTATTACCAAAAAGAAATTTCACTGGGGCGGTCGCCAGCAAGACACTACCTATGGCTATGCCCAGGCGGTGTTGATTGATAATGTGCTCTACATTTCTGGAGTACCTGGGATGGGGCAGGATATGGGTGCACAGTTAAAAAGTCTTTACCGGGGTATAGAGTCTGCGCTAAAAGCCTATGGTGCTAGTTTCCAAAACGTGGTTAAGGAAACATTATTTACTACAGATATCTCTGCAGTAGAACAGAACAATGCTGTTCGCAAAGCTTATTATAAAGGGGACTACCCAGCAGCATCTTGGGTGCAGGTGCAACGGCTAGTAATGCCTCAAGCAATGGTAGAAGTGGAGATTATTGCCCATTTACCTAAAAAGCCATAA
- a CDS encoding ABC-F family ATP-binding cassette domain-containing protein, with translation MISVNNVSLSFGKRVLFDEVNINFTKGNCYGVIGANGAGKSTFLKILSGEIEPNKGSVSISPGERMAVLKQNQFAYDEVTVLNTVLMGHKKMWDVMHEKDAIYADPNATEDDYMRAGNLEAEFGEMGGYTAESDAATFLSDLGIKEEMHQSLMKDIPSNMKLRVLLAQALFGNPDILLLDEPTNGLDIETIGWLENFLADYENIVLVVSHDRHFLDAVCTHVADVDRSKIKVFTGNYTFWYESSQLMARQLSDRNKKTEEKRAALLDFIARFSANASKSKQATSRKKALEKLNIEEIEPSNRRYPGIIFQPLREVGNQILNVENLSSSVEGRKLFDKATFSVNKGEKIAILSKDPLAVTNFFEIINDNLKADGGKFEWGTTITKAYLPVENSEFFENGLSLMDWLRQYVPPHVTDADEPFLRGFLGKMLFSGDDIMKKTNVLSGGEKVRCMLSRMMLQNPNVVVLDQPTNHLDLESIQSFNEGCISFPGIVLLTSHDHTFLQTVANRVIELTPKGIIDRLMTFDEYMEDKRVKELREEMYGQVVMA, from the coding sequence ATGATTTCAGTAAATAATGTATCGCTTTCGTTTGGTAAGCGGGTGTTGTTTGACGAGGTAAATATCAATTTTACGAAAGGCAACTGTTATGGCGTCATTGGTGCCAACGGAGCCGGTAAGTCTACCTTTTTAAAAATCTTATCAGGAGAAATTGAACCCAACAAAGGTTCGGTATCTATTTCTCCTGGTGAGCGTATGGCGGTGTTGAAGCAAAACCAATTTGCTTACGACGAGGTGACTGTATTGAATACCGTGCTGATGGGCCACAAGAAAATGTGGGACGTGATGCACGAGAAGGATGCTATCTATGCCGATCCTAATGCTACGGAAGACGATTACATGCGCGCCGGCAACCTGGAAGCCGAGTTTGGTGAAATGGGTGGTTATACCGCTGAAAGTGATGCCGCCACCTTCCTGAGCGATCTGGGTATCAAAGAAGAGATGCACCAGAGCCTGATGAAGGACATCCCTTCTAACATGAAACTGCGTGTGTTGTTGGCACAGGCACTGTTTGGTAACCCAGACATCCTGCTGCTCGATGAGCCTACCAACGGTTTGGATATTGAAACCATTGGCTGGTTAGAAAACTTCCTGGCCGACTACGAGAACATCGTATTGGTGGTTTCCCACGACCGTCACTTCCTGGATGCGGTTTGTACCCACGTAGCCGACGTAGACCGTTCTAAGATCAAGGTATTTACCGGTAACTATACTTTCTGGTACGAGTCGTCTCAATTGATGGCCCGCCAGCTGAGCGATAGAAATAAGAAGACAGAAGAGAAAAGAGCAGCCCTTTTAGACTTCATTGCCCGCTTCTCGGCCAATGCCTCTAAGTCTAAGCAGGCTACATCTCGTAAGAAGGCGTTAGAGAAACTGAACATTGAAGAGATTGAGCCTTCTAACCGTCGTTATCCGGGTATTATCTTCCAGCCATTGCGCGAGGTGGGTAACCAGATCCTGAACGTAGAAAACCTTTCTTCTTCTGTAGAAGGCCGTAAGTTGTTTGATAAAGCAACCTTTAGTGTGAACAAAGGCGAGAAGATTGCCATCTTAAGTAAAGACCCATTGGCGGTAACCAACTTCTTTGAGATCATCAACGACAATCTGAAAGCTGACGGTGGTAAGTTTGAGTGGGGTACAACCATTACAAAGGCTTACTTGCCGGTAGAGAACAGCGAGTTTTTTGAAAATGGTCTGAGCCTGATGGATTGGTTGCGCCAATACGTGCCACCGCATGTAACAGATGCTGACGAGCCATTCTTAAGAGGTTTCTTAGGTAAGATGCTGTTCAGCGGTGATGATATCATGAAGAAGACAAACGTATTGAGTGGAGGAGAGAAGGTTCGCTGTATGCTTAGCCGTATGATGTTGCAGAATCCAAACGTAGTAGTACTGGACCAACCGACGAACCACCTGGATCTGGAATCTATTCAAAGCTTCAACGAAGGCTGTATCTCTTTCCCTGGTATTGTGTTGTTAACGTCTCATGACCACACGTTCTTACAAACAGTAGCCAACCGTGTTATTGAGTTGACGCCTAAGGGTATCATTGACCGCCTGATGACGTTTGATGAATACATGGAAGACAAGCGCGTAAAAGAGCTTCGTGAAGAAATGTATGGCCAGGTTGTAATGGCGTAA